tgcttcgtggttgctttgaatgacatttctattatttcatccgtccaaagaacaaatattttgtttgttgacatttttttacagctgttaagCTGTCagccaaagcaaatgttcagataattgaactagagcttccgtttggagtcacataacgtttttttccttacgattgtcaaacgaaacgtgaggtcaaagcttaatggtttttgtaaaaatccgAATTTTGAAAGACATTTAGGTGTTAATTTTGTTCTGAAAAAAATGCCCAACTCGAATTTGTTTTAACCTTATGGAGTTTTCCATGGGtagaataaatcaatttgttctTGATCTAGATCAGTCAAAACACAATTTTCCTCTAATTTTGCATTACAGGGGTaagataaattgatttatttttgatttaagatcaaatatgCAGCTCTAATTTTTATCAATACtatatcaacttttaaaaaatgtttagcttaGAGTTTGACAGCTCTACCACACTCGTAAACGAATactaatacaacaaaaaacaattcccAACATGTTCCATGacccacaaaataaattcaattttgaaggcAAACTGAATGTATCAATGGAAAACTCCGTCAGTTTTAAATGGTTAAGGCTGTAGGGACAAAAacaaacagacagacaaaaTAGATGCAAccacttttttttacttctctATTATCTCAATGTCTATAGAGTTCGAATTTGTTTGCGAATGTAATATTTGCATTAAATGTAGTTTCCATATGTCGCAAGTCGACTTAGACTTAGACAGGAGACGTAATTTTCTAGaaacaaaagtaattttgtaatttttaaaattggactCAAAACGGAAAGTTGTACACAAAAGAATGGAAGTATTGGaaataactaaaatattttttttaaaaaaaggacttcAAAACCGTTTAATTCTTATATCAAATACTTAGAAAACCTTTtgagcaaaattaaaaaatgcttcgGTTTTGTACTATAATTTTAAGATTGTACCACCCTAGTGGCCTAGGGTTATTCTTTTCAAGGACTTGTTTTTAGAAATACTACAGAAAAATCGACATCGGTTTGAGGTTCATTTAGCTGCATCTATTGTGTCCGTTTCTTCTTCTTGGTGAATTCCTTCGTGGTGGTCTGTGTCGTTGTTCAGTAAACTTGAGAAGCCGTCTTAACCTTCCCTTCAACAAGCCAAAGGCATATTCTACATCAAGAATGAACATAATTAAACGATCCTTGCTGTTCACTTAATCTGCCATTGTCTTTATATGGTGGCACTAGCCAGCTTGTAGCTTTAGAATTACTCAAAATGAAAGTATTTGCCGGAAATAGTTGGTTGTGGTGGCTTAAAGCCTTTTTGAATATCTCAGAACGCCTGAGAACTCCACTCCTAGACCaccatttaaaactttaaaaaacgtgcttttgaaaattctaagGTTGCTTAAACCGTGTTCTAAAATTTTGTCTAGTCTTTTTACCCAAATAACTCTACCTTTTTCTCTTGTCTTATAAAAGTAACAGGGGCTGGGCATTACGAACTTCATCTTCCAGTTTTATTtggttatataaataaatttgtgttcTGGCTTAAATGGCATTGACTATAATATaactctttttctttgaaaaaaaaaaaactggaaagtgtaaatattattttagttgGGAAAACTGTTTCCTTAATAATTTATAGGGTTGTTTTACATTCTGTCTTTGATATTACATATTATTTGGACAAGTAGaaagagtttgttttttttatgtaatataCTATATTTTGTACTTGTTTATAAGTTAAAAGGTTGTTTTTGAATCACAGGCGGGTGGCAGTTGCATTGAGTGTTTCCATATGAAGCAAGATCTGTGTTTATTTCTTTGCCAAATCTCaagatgtattttttaaattatagtaaGGCAAGTTCTAGTACATACAATTTAGTGTTGATTTAAAATAAGCAAATGAAAGGTCTACTTATAAGATTCATTTTTTGGTCAACTAACTTTTTTCTAGATTACCACGTGAAATTTAAACTATTATTTTCGGCTGGTGTAAGAACAAGATTTTGTGTGCCATAAGTGTAGATGGTTTTATAAAGCAGTAGACAGACATCAGTAAATTCAAGATTTGTCTAATGAACATTTATACACACAATTTGATAGTCTTAAGATTTAATAGATACATTgacttacaaaaaagtattttgttggCGCATACGGGCCTAACTTTATGCATTGGCAGAAAggactaaaataaaatattattcaatatcTATGGcgttcttaaaataaaagtcgATTGACTTGGTTTTCCTTGGGGTTTTCCGTCCCGGTTGTCATTGTTGATGGTTTGTTGATTGGTTTGAAAATTGGTGGCATGCCCACGTTGGGCTGATACGGAGTTAGTTAGTTTTTATCCATAATGTCACTAACGCCGAGATACTTGGGCTCTGATATTCGCTGTTGGGGTTTCATCCTATTTATAAGTTGGTTCGGGTGGCTGAATGAATTACCTACTAGCTTCTTAGCCAAAATAAGAAGGTAGTTTTCCAGTGTAATTATTCTCGCTTCAGAATAGGTACGGTGgttttttatgtgtttttgaCGCTCTCTGTCGAAgtaaaaaattaccttaaaacgATGAAAACCACATAGCTCAAAAAGTCTCCATACAGCAGCATTCTTCTGTTGATTCTGAGATAAACTATTTATTATACCAATAtaattaaaacagttttttgaaaatcacaatcacaatttttttaaatttggtaaaaagctGAAGGTGGAAATTAACTATTTTTCAATGTTAtcactttggtttttaaatttattcatagtactttttttcaaaaaaacaaaaaaaaaaacactaaaattatgaaatacaacaacaactccTTTACATGTGGAACCTAGTTTTTAATGAGTTCATCTCATTAAGAGTTTTGGTTTATCAATGAAAATCATGTGTATTTATCTAAATTTAGGCCTGAATTATTCCCAGCCAAATATTCACTTCCTTTGCGATTAAAAATAGCTCTGCAGTATTCTTCACTGGTTTTTCTATGTGGCCAAGATTGACATCTTACACAACTAAATTATGATTTTGAACTTTTACGATAAAGTTAGTGTTAACATTTTTGGACTATCCTGCACCACGGCTGTagcaaaaacttgaaatatttataacgtGTGTAAAcattgaatgttttgttttcaaaaaagttgatgTTTTTCCGTCCCAATTTTGTTATGGATCAGAAAAAACGTCAGGATTTGTTAAGagcataatacaaaaaataatttcaaatcatATGTATGAAATTAATTAACTCTTTTAAAGGCTAAACGAGTAATACTTATGATTACTATAACcaagttaaataatttatacatataatatttaTAGATTTCATTGAAACCATTTGAACAAATTAATAGATAATTAAATCAAGGACAAGTCTGTCacctatttcaaaaatttattgttgCAGGTGATGACGTACAAGCACAAAGCGCTTACCTCAATTCAATTAAGAACCTCTGATTAATTGTGATGCAACTGTTGAGATATTAATCATTGAGTAAAATCATTCATCCAGCACCGGTTAAGTTTGATTTCTCTAAAAAGTGTTCAATATCGAATACTTCTATAGAAATtccaaataacaaaactttaaaaattgtgttaatcCAAAAAATCGTTTAACAATTTCTCTTCTTCATAGTGTCGTTGTTTGTCTTTTCTTTACCTGATTATGAAACCAAGTGTTTTCAATGTAGAAATAGTTTAATcacacttttaaattatttatgtataatcCCAGTCTAATGTTTGTCTTTGTTTTATATACAATTGCTCGTTATTGTAATGTAGCACACCTATTTTTGCaactattttaaattcaaattgctAAAACACTCCCCTGATTAAAGCAGATAGTTTTGCTgacctaatttttttaaatatctaccAACTCTTAAGCCAATCatgcaaaacaatttattttaatttcacctCAATTCTCGCTTAGAATATTTTTAAGCGTGGGTACAATAAATTATGCTAAGTATATAATAAATTTGTGCAAATATTTGAACAACAGAacataaagaatttaattaattttgttgtttctcACTTTCGAcagttgttctttatttttctgtcTTGATTTCTTCtcgtttgattttttatttaaatcttttttttaccgCCACAACCTTTTaacactttaatttatttttcaatgtcaaaataCTGATGTTTACTTACTTTTATAATGTTTCAGACTTGGTCTTATTCGAGCCCGATTGGCAGGAGCTCGAATCGCCACTGGTGATACTTTGATATTCCTCGATGCCCATTGTGAGGGAATCGTTGGTTGGATGGAACCATTATTATCGCGAATCAAGGAATCTCGCACATCGGTGCTGGTTCCTATTATCGATGTTATAGACTCAAAAGACTTCCAATATTGTACAAACGGTTATAAACAATTCCAAGTAGGTGGTTTCCAATGGAATGGTCATTTCGATTGGATTAATGTTCCTTCACGTGAATATGCGCGCATCACAAGAGAATGTGACAGGCCTTTAGAAGTTTGTCCAACATATAGTCCGACCATGGCTGGTGGATTATTTGCCATTGATCGACAATATTTCTGGGAAGTTGGAAGTTATGATGAACAGGTATGTAAACTAACAATTAAAAGGACAAGTTCTAGAAAATATGATAATTAAAAATCTATGTTTAAAGATGGATGGATGGGGTGGTGAGAATCTTGAGATGTCCTTCAGAATTTGGCAGTGTGGTGGTACAATTGAAACTATTCCATGTTCTCGAGTTGGACATGTTTTCAGGGATTTCCATCCTTATGCGtaagttaagaatttttttccttaccaaactttgttttaacattttcttttctaGGTTTCCTAATGACCGTGATACTCATGGTATCAACACCGCCCGAATGGCCCTTGTCTGGATGGATGAATACATTAACTTATTCTACATGAATCGTCCGGATTTGAAGTTCCATCCTGACATCGGCGATGTTACTCACCGAATTATGCTGCGTAAGAAACTACGCTGCAAGAACTTCGAATGGTACCTCAAAAATGTCTATCCCGAAAAATTCATTCCAACAAAAGATGTGATTGCTTTTGGAAAGTAAGTAAAATGTCTCCAATCCGTAGACTTTTTTTCTGTAGTTCAATTTTTATTGCAGGGTAAGAGCAATGAGTCGCAATTTATGCCTTGACGATTTGCAGCAAAACAACGAGAAGCCATACAATCTCGGTGTTTTCTTCTGCGGAACTCCCATAACAAAATCTCAATTCTTCTCGATAACCAATGACGGTGTGCTGCGCAACGAACTCAGCTGTGCAACGGTACAGCGAAGTGATTCGCCTCCCTTCAGAGTGGTTATGACTCCGTGCTTCGATAAAACAGACTTTAACGAACATTGGGAGTATGCAAATGACAAATTTGTCCATATTAAAACTGGACTCTGTCTGGATTATCGGGGCCTTAAGAGTGCCGATGATGTTCAAGTGGCCACATGTGATACGGAGAGTGAGACTCAGAAATGGTTCATCGAACgtaaatagataaatatataaatagataGAGATGGCTCTTAAAAGAgtgattattattttgtttattttataaattagataACTTTAtagatttatatatataaaaaaagaatatatgtattttattttttattataactgTCCATTTTGCctgtaataaattttattatatgctTAGGAGATTTATTGAGCTTTAATCATAAACAAAATGTGAATGTATTACATATTGTCAAATGCATCActtaaactgaagtcaaacaacaaaaatcaaatattatataaaattcgtTAGCGATtcctaaataaatacaaaaaaatatatatatatatctactttaaaaaattaaaaacaaaaataaatattgggaATTGAGAGCGGATTAGATAAACAAACATTCCTCTCTCTCACAACAaacaactaactaaaactaGTCTTTATTGGCAACTactttatatattaaataaatataaaaatataacaaaaatataagatttttttatacaagtaatttttttatacgaatattataaaatgaaaaatttaataattccaaaattaaaacaatttaacaaaatcgTAGTTAGGTtctgtaaatttttttaaataatataaaaataattaaaattactatgacaagaatttataaaaacagaaaaaagaaaattgcattatttATTAATCGCTGGATATTTAGAatgatatgaaaataaaaaaaaagtaaactgaATTTGGaacaagaagttttatttttagatggATGATACTCCATTGTAAGCTcctaaaaagaaacaattacttaaattaactttaaaaattcacatatacaattatttttcgcTGCTCAATTTAAGAATATCTGCTGATTCCTCTTAATTCATCGAAACGTATCATAATGTATTAAAAGAGATCGTTTCGGAGTACTGCAACGAAGTGTCTGCATACGCATGGATTTGTGTTGATGCAATCCAGGATGAAGTTGATAATGTGTTTGAATAGAAATTAGGATGGGATCGGAGGATACACTCACTTGGGTTCAAACACTTTTTATAACTTAGCAAATTTGCTACAGCCTCTTCCAGTGAAAATCGCCTCAGTTGGTTGCATTTGCTTTGAATTgttgattacttttttttttagctattgAATTTGTTATGTTTACTAGTGGTATTAGGTATTGAAACCTTTTATCAACACCTCCATCTCTTATTTGAATACCCATGTTGTTCAGCTGCTCAGCTATGGTATTCCATTccatttttaaccttttttgtattctcttCAAAAACCCCTAGCCAACTGCTCATTTTTCTGAATTAGTTTTTCGAGCGctagatattggttttaatttgtttacttcAACTGACGGTTTAACGGTTACACACGACAACAAAATGAGCAAAAACACTCCATAtgtatagagtgtttttgaaaatgagcagGTTCAGGTGACATAAGGGATTTGAAAGTAAgtcaagtttttaacatctgattggccagttgccaaaaaattgacttccacaactttattggaaatttgactggaaagttaggcaagaaaaatctccctaactatcacgtcaagtcaacttatgtcagaatgacaatccatcatgttattttaattaactgaaagttgaactttattcttctacgatttatttacttttcgcccaatttcgtttaatattttgcgtaaaagggtttctcgtcaaattagaaaagaaataagtaatatttttttataatacgaaatgcaaattgggatggacttgtagtttgcctgagtagtgttttgtagacaataatgttttaggTAGTTTTTGTATGGTAAACTGATGGTAGAAGTTagggaagtaaagttctgagtttgaagtttgtgacacttgaaaaaataactagttgacttggtcaaaatgtacgttcaaggaatgcagttgactgtaAATAAAgttccttatgttgtctgaacctgcccaatgactGACAAAAGTTGAAAACGACTAATGGAATGTGTCACATCGTATATTTTACTGTTATTTACGACTTCGGTAATATGGATGATTATAGATTCACTcaaggcaacggcctagtcactgataaagcttcggttcccatcgatcatcGAAATcaagcgtggttagtagacagatgggggACTGTCTCGTGTCTGTCTGttattctttctcttctgtccttctgtcttgtattaatgtctcgtgttgttatcaccttacatagtcaagtcgctcaaggtgctgtgttcgcTACTTTGTACAATTATATGCTGGTGAAATTAACTGTACTAGCAGAATCATGTGATCGGAGGAATACGCGCCTACAGTTAAAATACCTTGCTGATTGATCGTTAAGGACGTGTGAGACTTAATGGGTGCCTTTGTTTTGCAAAAGGTTTCAGGacagatgatttttttaagaggTGAAATTAACTGACACAGTTCAATGTGAAGTTTATAAAGTGTACAATTACATTTTAACGAAGAAGATATTGCTGGTATATCTTCTATACTAAGATAGACCTCCTCGACGGGTCTCCACCTTTCCGTGGTGGGAGGCACTCAGCTGATTTGCCAAGGACACAACAACTAAGACAGAACCACCAATATGATAGTGGAAACAAAATGCATTGGCTTGGCCTCTCGATCTCAATATCGGAAGGAGAACTCGCTATTACTATCCTTGGGAACTCATTAataataaatctacttttgtttttcttttcttaattttttgtattgagaTATCCAAGCGAGAATGTTAAAAAGGAGAGGCGTAAAGAACGCAAAGAAAACGTAAACTTTAGAGAGGAACTCAACCGTTTTCCAATCTCAGCATGAAGGATAAGGTTGACCAGTGTCAGCCAAAAACTctctatattttctattttagggtaaatttcataaaactagAGGAGAAATCACACGCATACTTAAATGAGTTTGTGAGTccgatttccggtttagcttgtaggcaaaccaatatGGCTACCGAGGATTTATGTCTTTACTAGAGTAAAGAAGAACTTTTCGGCTATAGCGACCTTTTCCAAGCAGAAAAAAACCCAAAACTGCAAAAAGACGATAATGAGGATAGAAAAGTTGAACTAAAACTGGAAATGGCCAAACTACAACGTAACGACTGTACAATGCACGACCCATCCTTGACAGAAAGCGCCCTGGCTCCAAGATAttaggcaggttcagacaacataagggacttcatttacaGTAAACTTCATTCTTGTGTATTTTTAGCTTTAGGGAGATTTGTTACTTGACTAACTTTTGACAGCTAGCGAATCAGAAACTAGAAACTTGTCTTGTTTTCCCTTTGTCATCTAAGCCTGTCCATTCTTAAGCTGCCAAAGTAAGATGACCTTAAGAGTTGTAACTATCATATATTATTTGTGCTATTAGTTCGGTACTTCTGATTTGTTAGTTCTTCAAAAACATATTGCAACCATCATTTTGAGGATGCATAAAATAACTCACCAAGAAATAACCGTCAAACAAATTATGAAATAAcccacaaaaaaatgttatgggATTTTTTAGggctaatttcatttttaatctgGGGAGTTATTTCTTCATGAAGACCGTTCCCGCCAGATCAAAAGCGCATTGGACAAGAAATAAtatggtaaaacaaaatttaaagttttggggGACTTATTTCATTTGTGTATGGGACTTATTTCCTGCCTTTTTGGGAAtatataacattttcaaatttgggGATTAATTTCGTTGTAAAGCCACAAAcgatgtcaaacaaaaaattgtgacTCAGGACAAATCAAAAGGTGCTGGACGTTGAGGTTAGAAAACGTTATGACCATGATGATTTCGAAGCAGAACTTTGAAGGAAATTTTTAGGGTTCATAGCGAATTTGAAGACCAAAAACAATGTGGAAATTAACGGTACGAAATACGCGGCTGCAATTAAAATATCTTGCTGTAGATTGtgaagaaatatatatatatatatagaatatagtcttcgtctgttttggtttttgtgtttcttttatttgcaatggctggaaatttcagggtagattattgtaatattcgtgggcttagatcaaattttctttctgtgtactcccatactgctttaaacaggccagctgtattggcactaagtgaaacccaagtgggtgaggattccgatcccactgaattctttattcaagggtataacttggtgccattattcttttcccaccatggtctcgccatttacattaggaatgatgttgcttatcagtttttgccacaatatggtccctgcacaaattcttttttcaattttatgtggtttaaattttccgtgaataagcaaatcattcactattgcttcctttatcgaagcccaaatctagacagagtatcaacttctcgtgaatttgatgctttgtctgattccatccaaagaattgtttcgtcctatcctcgcactgaaatcgttgttacgggcgatttcaatgtacacaattcttcatggcttcaacattcgggccagtcaacaccagaaggagtgtgtgctgagatcttcgctgagttaaaccacctaactcagctggtcaacgagcccactcgaatatcggacgtggtaggtcgagcagaaaacactcttgacttgtttcttacctctgaccctggtaagtacactattagtgtcctatctcctctaggcacatctgaccattgtgtcatatcagcaaatttctcgtgtaaaaactctccagttaaagaaagagctcctaagagaaccgtttggcaatacgagaaagccaactgggacggtctcaataattactttaggatctttaactggtcactatgcttcctcgatagtgacgttgacgccagcgctgatatgatcacaagtttgattctcctaggaatgagaacttttatcccgaatagggttaaaagcatcagacctaaggaaaacgcatggttcgatgcgagctgtaaagaggttattagggttaagaaggtaagtttccgttgttttaaagccaatccaactgaggaaaaccggaataagttcaagcaagccaggaaggcctgcaacgcccatattcgacggaccaaatttttacatgaccaaaaattacggcaaacaatactgcaatgtcccaaaggcagtaaaaatttttggtcatttgtaaaaaatatgaggaattcttcctcttcctcggtccctacgctcgttgtgaatgacactccatttgttagctccttagagaaagcaaatctctttgctaggcagttcgccgccaattcaactctgccagtgagtgttatgactccgcctgtacttgagcgagttaatgattctatggggcaaatcttttttcgcactcgtaccgtagcgagggtcctaaaagatcttaacatacacaaatctgctcgtccggatggtatccccgctattgttctgaagaggtgttcttcatcgctggcaaaaccactgcgtaagctttttcatctgtcctactcctcaggtctcgttccgagcggatggaaaaccgcatttgtccagcctattcccaaaaaaggcgaatcttcctcaccgtctaattatcgaccgattgcacttacgtcccttctttccaaggtcatggaaacgctgattaattatctgCTCAAGAAATATcgtgaagaacggaagcttcttaatgaccgacagtatggctttcgtagcaataggtccactggtgatctcatggttcatctcaccgaacagtggaacaaatctttacatagctttggagaaaataagattattgcacttgatatttaaaaagcatttgatagggtttggcatcaggctctctaatcgaaaatgcgtgctttcggtttgcatgaatccctccttcattggattagtaattacctttcgaatcattcaatacaagttgtattggatggattcaagtctgaaaaccacaaaataaatgctggtgtgtcccagggctcagttctatctccaacactctttctcatttttattaatgatctcctgtctgcaacatctaatccaatacattgtttcgctgacgatagtactcttagcttttcatattcgttttcagattcacacccctcttcttcggatgtggaactgcaacgacaaaatatgataagctcattaaattccgacctaaacagcattgtaaaatggggaataagaaaccgcgtggaatttaatgcttcgaaaacgcaatgctgtcttgtatcgttaaagcgaaatatacccccgctgccattatccataaatggcacttgcatcgaggaaactgaacatctggatattattggtatgtgtatcaccaaccaccttttgtggaacgatcacatacgcgatgtcgccaaaaatgccgcaagatgtttgggttttctaaggcgatgcaagaagtttttctccccctctgatctggctgttatttacaagtcttatatacgtccaaagcttgagtataactcccatatctgggctggtgctcctgcaacttacttaagcctcttggatagtattgaacgtagggcatttagattgattggtgatattaccatcataagatcatttacgtcacttgaacatcgtcgaaatgtttcttgtctcaccctgttttaccgttattttaatggtttatgctctagagaaatagccagctgcattcctccccttaaacagttcaaccgtaatactcgcgcttctaggaatgctcatcaatataccctcgagcccatcttcggtcgtactgtcaagtatagagattcgttctttagccgtactatgcgaatgtggaatgccttaccacactctgtctttcccagctattgcaatattcaggaattcaaaaccaatgtacaccgacatctcctttcaacacctctctccctttcctagtgctcacactgtgtctacataataagggtaatatatccccttgagtgtgcgcttattataaaaaacaaaaaaaaaaatgtggaagATTTGTTGATGGC
This window of the Eupeodes corollae chromosome 3, idEupCoro1.1, whole genome shotgun sequence genome carries:
- the LOC129950503 gene encoding polypeptide N-acetylgalactosaminyltransferase 1, translating into MLPRFRRSFYGKLIILSVVVSFFLLYLRVISLNLAEDAIEARNRLLLATPAALQNPDIVLEDNSIVTPFIYPSEENIYEKQIREDLAKQVAGLGDEGRAVLLDGDEKIRGDEVYEKIALNEVLSEKLSYNRTTPDSRLPMCANIKYDLNDLPTTSVIIIFFNEPYSVLLRTVHSVLNTGDSRILKEIILVDDGSTNEELGGKLDYYVTTRLPKSVVHVLRLKNRLGLIRARLAGARIATGDTLIFLDAHCEGIVGWMEPLLSRIKESRTSVLVPIIDVIDSKDFQYCTNGYKQFQVGGFQWNGHFDWINVPSREYARITRECDRPLEVCPTYSPTMAGGLFAIDRQYFWEVGSYDEQMDGWGGENLEMSFRIWQCGGTIETIPCSRVGHVFRDFHPYAFPNDRDTHGINTARMALVWMDEYINLFYMNRPDLKFHPDIGDVTHRIMLRKKLRCKNFEWYLKNVYPEKFIPTKDVIAFGKVRAMSRNLCLDDLQQNNEKPYNLGVFFCGTPITKSQFFSITNDGVLRNELSCATVQRSDSPPFRVVMTPCFDKTDFNEHWEYANDKFVHIKTGLCLDYRGLKSADDVQVATCDTESETQKWFIERK